From the Rhodoferax sp. WC2427 genome, one window contains:
- a CDS encoding pirin family protein: protein MKKILGVQNAPRPHWVGDGFPVRSMFSYGSESAQLSPFLLLDYAGPAQFGPATRPRGVGQHPHRGFETVTIVYQGEVAHKDSTGAGGLIGPGDVQWMTAAGGILHEEFHSPAFTQSGGTLEMVQLWVNLPAKDKMAAPGYQNLLNADIPSVALPDGAGQVRVIAGAFDGHQGPARTFTPIDVWDVRLHAGATSRFSVPAGRTLALVVLHGTVLVNGSEVVREAQLVQFERDGSGIEIEANTDATLLLLSGEPIDEPIVGHGPFVMNSQAEIVQAISDFQAGRFGQLPA, encoded by the coding sequence ATGAAGAAGATCCTCGGCGTCCAGAATGCACCCCGCCCGCACTGGGTGGGCGACGGCTTCCCGGTGCGTTCGATGTTTAGCTACGGCAGCGAAAGTGCGCAGCTGAGCCCGTTCCTGCTGCTGGACTATGCCGGCCCGGCGCAGTTTGGGCCCGCTACCCGCCCGCGCGGTGTGGGGCAGCACCCGCACCGTGGCTTCGAGACGGTGACCATCGTGTACCAGGGCGAGGTTGCGCACAAGGATTCCACCGGCGCGGGCGGGCTGATCGGTCCGGGCGATGTGCAGTGGATGACGGCAGCGGGCGGCATCCTGCACGAGGAATTCCACTCGCCCGCCTTCACCCAGAGCGGCGGAACGCTGGAAATGGTGCAGCTCTGGGTCAACCTGCCCGCCAAGGACAAGATGGCCGCGCCCGGCTACCAGAACCTGCTGAACGCCGACATTCCGTCCGTGGCTCTGCCGGACGGTGCCGGCCAGGTGCGGGTGATTGCCGGTGCCTTCGACGGCCACCAAGGCCCCGCGCGCACCTTCACGCCCATCGATGTGTGGGATGTGCGCCTGCATGCGGGCGCGACCAGCCGCTTCAGCGTGCCCGCGGGCCGCACGCTGGCGTTGGTGGTGCTGCATGGCACGGTGCTGGTGAATGGCAGCGAGGTCGTGCGGGAGGCGCAACTGGTGCAGTTCGAGCGGGACGGCAGCGGCATAGAGATCGAAGCCAACACCGATGCCACCCTGTTGCTGCTCAGCGGCGAGCCGATCGACGAGCCCATCGTCGGCCACGGCCCGTTCGTGATGAACAGCCAGGCCGAGATCGTCCAGGCGATCAGCGACTTTCAGGCCGGCCGCTTCGGGCAGCTGCCTGCCTGA
- a CDS encoding LysR family transcriptional regulator, whose product MRDLNDLYYFVQVVEHGGFAPAGRALGMPKSKLSRRVALLEERLGTRLIQRSTRSFTVTDSGQTYYGHCKAMLVEAEAADEAIALAHVEPRGTVRMACPVALLDALVGEMVAAFMVAHPRVEIHLEETNRRVDVVGEGIDIAIRVRPPPIEDSDLVMRVLADRGQCLVACPRLLETTGLPRTPADLAGLPSMDLGLPQNEHVWNLLGPDGAQMAIRHQPRLVTRSMQSLRAAALAGVGIVQLPRMLVRAQCERGELVHVIPGWAPPREIIHAVFASRRGLLPSVRALVDFLADRFAGLQED is encoded by the coding sequence ATGCGCGACCTCAACGACCTCTATTACTTTGTCCAGGTGGTGGAACACGGTGGCTTTGCGCCCGCAGGCCGGGCGCTGGGCATGCCCAAATCCAAACTCAGCCGCCGCGTGGCCCTGCTGGAGGAGCGCCTGGGCACGCGGCTGATCCAGCGCTCCACCCGCAGCTTCACGGTGACCGACAGCGGCCAGACCTACTACGGGCACTGCAAGGCCATGCTGGTGGAGGCCGAAGCGGCCGACGAAGCCATCGCCCTGGCCCATGTGGAGCCGCGCGGCACCGTGCGCATGGCCTGCCCGGTGGCGCTGCTGGACGCGCTGGTGGGCGAGATGGTGGCGGCCTTCATGGTCGCCCATCCGCGGGTCGAGATCCACCTGGAGGAAACCAACCGGCGGGTGGACGTGGTGGGCGAAGGCATCGACATCGCCATCCGCGTGCGCCCCCCACCCATCGAAGACAGTGACCTGGTCATGCGCGTGCTGGCCGACCGCGGCCAATGCCTGGTGGCCTGCCCGCGCTTGCTGGAGACCACCGGGCTGCCGCGCACCCCGGCCGATCTGGCGGGCCTGCCCAGCATGGACCTGGGGCTGCCGCAAAACGAACATGTCTGGAACCTGCTCGGCCCCGACGGCGCGCAGATGGCCATCCGCCACCAGCCCCGCCTGGTCACCCGCAGCATGCAGTCGCTGCGGGCGGCGGCGCTGGCCGGGGTGGGCATCGTGCAACTGCCCCGGATGCTGGTGCGCGCGCAGTGCGAGCGGGGCGAGCTGGTGCACGTGATCCCCGGCTGGGCGCCACCGCGCGAGATCATCCATGCAGTGTTCGCCTCGCGCCGTGGCCTGCTGCCCTCGGTCCGGGCCCTGGTCGACTTCCTGGCCGATCGCTTTGCGGGGCTGCAGGAAGACTGA
- the phbB gene encoding acetoacetyl-CoA reductase, producing the protein MTQKVAYVTGGMGGIGTAICQRLHADGFKVIAGCGPTRDHAKWIAEQAALGFTFYASVGNVGAWDSTVEAFTKTKAEHGVIDVLVNNAGITKDRMFLKMSREDWDSVIETNLNSMFNVTKQVVADMVEKGWGRIINISSVNGEKGQAGQTNYSAAKAGMHGFSMALAQELATKGVTVNTVSPGYIGTDMVNAIREDVLAKIVATVPVKRLGKPSEIASIIAWLASEEGGYATGADFSVNGGLHMG; encoded by the coding sequence ATGACACAAAAAGTAGCGTACGTCACCGGCGGCATGGGTGGCATCGGGACCGCCATCTGCCAGCGTTTGCATGCCGACGGCTTCAAGGTCATTGCCGGTTGCGGCCCCACCCGCGACCACGCCAAGTGGATCGCCGAGCAGGCTGCACTGGGCTTTACCTTCTACGCCTCGGTGGGCAATGTCGGCGCGTGGGATTCCACCGTCGAAGCCTTCACCAAGACCAAGGCCGAACACGGCGTGATCGACGTGCTGGTGAACAACGCCGGTATTACCAAGGACCGCATGTTCCTGAAGATGAGCCGCGAAGACTGGGATTCGGTGATCGAAACCAACCTCAACAGCATGTTCAATGTCACCAAGCAAGTGGTGGCCGACATGGTGGAAAAGGGCTGGGGCCGCATCATCAACATCAGTAGCGTCAATGGCGAAAAAGGCCAGGCTGGCCAGACCAACTACTCGGCTGCCAAGGCCGGTATGCACGGTTTCTCCATGGCCCTGGCGCAAGAGCTGGCCACCAAGGGCGTGACGGTCAACACCGTCAGCCCCGGCTACATCGGCACCGACATGGTCAACGCCATCCGTGAAGACGTGCTGGCCAAGATCGTCGCCACCGTGCCCGTGAAACGCCTGGGCAAGCCCAGCGAAATCGCTTCCATCATCGCCTGGCTGGCGTCCGAAGAAGGTGGCTACGCTACCGGCGCCGACTTCTCGGTCAACGGTGGTCTGCACATGGGCTGA
- a CDS encoding acetyl-CoA C-acetyltransferase, translating to MEDIVIVAAARTAVGKFGGSLAKTPATELGAHVIKEVLARSGLSAEQIGEVIMGQVLAAGAGQNPARQSVLKSGLQQGTPGLTINAVCGSGLKAVMLAAQAVAYGDSEIVIAGGQENMSASPHVLMGSRDGQRMGDWKMTDTMIVDGLWDVYNQYHMGITAENVAKKYGITRDMQDALALASQQKAAAAQEAGKFVAEIAPFSIAQRKGDPIIFSNDEFINKKTTAEALAGLRPAFDKAGGVTAGNASGLNDGAAAVMVMTAKKAAALGLTPLGRIASFATTGLDPAIMGMGPVPASTKALARAGWKAQDLDLLEINEAFAAQACAVNNEMGWDTSKVNVNGGAIAIGHPIGASGCRILVTLLHEMQRRDAKKGIASLCIGGGMGVALTIER from the coding sequence ATGGAAGACATCGTCATCGTCGCAGCGGCCCGTACCGCCGTAGGCAAATTCGGCGGAAGCCTCGCCAAGACCCCGGCCACCGAGCTCGGTGCCCACGTCATCAAGGAAGTGCTGGCCCGCAGTGGCCTGAGCGCCGAGCAAATCGGCGAAGTCATCATGGGCCAGGTGCTGGCCGCTGGCGCAGGCCAGAACCCGGCCCGCCAGTCGGTGCTGAAAAGCGGCCTGCAGCAGGGCACGCCTGGCTTGACCATCAACGCCGTGTGCGGCTCCGGCCTGAAAGCCGTGATGCTGGCAGCCCAGGCCGTGGCCTATGGCGACAGCGAAATCGTCATCGCCGGTGGCCAGGAAAACATGAGTGCCTCGCCCCACGTGCTGATGGGTAGCCGCGACGGCCAGCGCATGGGTGACTGGAAGATGACCGACACCATGATCGTGGACGGCCTGTGGGACGTGTACAACCAGTACCACATGGGCATCACCGCCGAAAACGTGGCCAAGAAGTACGGCATCACCCGCGACATGCAAGATGCTCTGGCCCTGGCCAGCCAGCAAAAAGCCGCTGCCGCGCAGGAAGCGGGCAAGTTCGTGGCCGAAATCGCGCCGTTCAGCATTGCCCAGCGCAAGGGCGACCCGATCATCTTCTCGAACGACGAGTTCATCAACAAGAAGACCACCGCTGAAGCCCTGGCTGGCCTGCGCCCTGCGTTCGACAAGGCCGGTGGCGTGACCGCAGGCAATGCTTCCGGCCTGAACGACGGCGCCGCCGCCGTGATGGTGATGACCGCCAAGAAAGCCGCCGCCCTGGGCCTGACCCCGCTGGGCCGCATCGCCAGCTTTGCCACCACCGGCCTGGACCCCGCCATCATGGGCATGGGCCCTGTGCCAGCGTCCACCAAAGCCCTGGCCCGTGCGGGCTGGAAGGCGCAAGACCTGGACCTGCTGGAAATCAACGAAGCCTTTGCCGCCCAGGCTTGCGCTGTGAACAACGAAATGGGCTGGGACACCAGCAAGGTCAACGTCAACGGCGGCGCCATTGCCATTGGCCACCCCATCGGTGCGTCTGGCTGCCGTATTCTGGTCACGCTGCTGCACGAAATGCAGCGCCGCGATGCCAAGAAGGGCATTGCCTCGCTGTGCATCGGCGGCGGCATGGGTGTTGCTTTGACCATCGAACGCTAA
- the phaC gene encoding class I poly(R)-hydroxyalkanoic acid synthase — MHSDPDWAKTAQQFQQTLGDTWTRAWADAVKPIQGLDLGVPIGTATPPQITFSPAKLQALQKQYLEESAALWNQSMDAGNIAKDRRFSAKAWAENPLTAYTAASYLLTSRTLMGLADAVEGDEKTRARIQFAVEQWTAASAPSNYLAMNAEAQKKLIETQGESLAKGLKNLMHDMQQGHVSMTDESLFEVGRNVATTEGAVVFENELFQLIEYKPLTAKVYAKPFLLVPPCINKYYILDLQPENSLIRYAVEQGNRTFVVSWRNPDKSMGHKTWDNYIEDAVIQAIAVTQEITGSKTLNALGFCVGGTILSTALAVLAARGEKPVSSLTLLTTLLDFTDTGIIDIFVDEAMVQFREKQMGQGGLLPGGDLSSTFSFLRPNDLVWNYVVGNYLKGETPPPFDLLYWNSDSTNLPGPFYAWYLRNTYLENKLVQPGKLTVCGEKIDLRKLDIPAYIYGSREDHIVPIGGAYASTQQLPGPKRFVMGASGHIAGVINPPAKKKRSHWISDTTSFPAKAEDWIAGAQEHAGSWWTDWSTWLKGHAGKQIAAPTAYGNADYKVIEAAPGRYVKARAQ, encoded by the coding sequence ATGCATTCTGATCCAGACTGGGCCAAAACCGCCCAGCAATTCCAGCAAACCTTGGGCGACACATGGACGCGGGCTTGGGCCGATGCCGTCAAGCCCATCCAGGGGCTGGATTTGGGCGTTCCCATCGGCACGGCGACGCCGCCCCAGATCACGTTTTCGCCCGCCAAGCTGCAGGCTTTGCAAAAGCAGTACCTGGAAGAGTCCGCCGCGCTGTGGAACCAGAGCATGGATGCCGGCAACATCGCCAAAGACCGGCGCTTTTCTGCCAAGGCCTGGGCGGAAAACCCCCTCACCGCGTATACCGCCGCCTCGTACCTGCTCACCAGCCGCACCCTGATGGGCCTGGCCGACGCGGTCGAGGGCGACGAAAAAACCCGTGCCCGCATCCAGTTTGCGGTTGAGCAGTGGACGGCTGCATCGGCGCCCAGCAACTACCTGGCGATGAACGCCGAAGCGCAAAAGAAGCTCATCGAAACCCAGGGCGAAAGCCTGGCCAAGGGCCTGAAGAACCTGATGCACGACATGCAGCAGGGCCATGTGTCCATGACCGACGAGAGCCTGTTCGAGGTGGGCCGGAATGTGGCCACCACCGAAGGCGCCGTGGTGTTCGAGAACGAGCTGTTCCAGCTCATCGAATACAAGCCGCTCACCGCCAAGGTGTACGCCAAGCCGTTTTTGCTGGTGCCACCCTGCATCAACAAGTACTACATCCTTGATCTGCAGCCTGAAAACTCGCTGATCCGCTATGCGGTGGAGCAGGGCAACCGCACCTTCGTCGTCAGTTGGCGCAACCCCGACAAGTCCATGGGCCACAAGACCTGGGACAACTACATCGAAGACGCGGTTATCCAGGCCATTGCCGTCACCCAAGAGATCACCGGCTCCAAAACCCTCAATGCCCTGGGTTTCTGCGTGGGCGGCACCATCCTGAGCACCGCCCTGGCCGTGCTGGCGGCACGCGGCGAAAAGCCGGTTTCCAGCCTGACCCTGCTGACCACGCTGCTGGACTTTACCGACACCGGCATCATCGACATCTTTGTGGACGAGGCCATGGTGCAGTTCCGTGAGAAGCAGATGGGCCAGGGCGGCCTGCTGCCCGGCGGCGATTTGTCCAGCACCTTCAGCTTCTTGCGCCCCAACGATCTGGTATGGAACTACGTGGTGGGTAACTACCTCAAGGGCGAAACGCCACCGCCGTTCGACCTGCTCTACTGGAACAGTGACTCCACCAACCTGCCCGGCCCGTTTTACGCGTGGTACTTGCGCAATACCTACCTGGAAAACAAGCTGGTGCAGCCCGGCAAGCTCACCGTCTGCGGCGAAAAGATCGACCTGCGCAAGCTCGATATCCCGGCCTACATCTACGGCTCGCGCGAAGACCACATCGTGCCGATTGGCGGGGCCTACGCCTCTACCCAGCAGCTGCCGGGCCCCAAGCGTTTCGTGATGGGTGCGTCCGGCCATATCGCCGGGGTCATCAACCCGCCCGCCAAAAAGAAGCGCAGCCACTGGATCAGCGATACCACCAGCTTCCCGGCCAAGGCCGAGGACTGGATTGCTGGCGCCCAGGAGCACGCCGGTAGCTGGTGGACCGACTGGTCCACCTGGCTCAAAGGCCATGCGGGCAAGCAAATTGCAGCGCCCACCGCCTACGGCAACGCCGATTACAAGGTGATCGAAGCCGCGCCGGGCCGCTACGTGAAAGCCCGTGCACAGTAG
- the pgeF gene encoding peptidoglycan editing factor PgeF, whose protein sequence is MHTDWLVPEWPAPARVRAVFTTRAGGVSVAPYDALNLGDHVGDVPTDVQANRARLAQAIAAEPVFLQQVHGRVVAHLTGPTAETLVADASLTTQPGIACTAMVADCLPVLFTDTRGTVVAAAHAGWRGLLGVDGQGVLEATYKEIKALALAESAQAATEIIAWLGPCIGPTAFEVGPEVPAAFIARQPEAAAMFVRHGPDKWLAHLPGLARLRLQALGVQGIYGNDGSLDWCTVSQPSRFFSYRRSGVCGRMAACIWLQG, encoded by the coding sequence ATGCACACCGACTGGCTGGTTCCCGAGTGGCCTGCGCCCGCCCGGGTGCGCGCCGTTTTTACCACCCGTGCCGGGGGCGTGTCGGTCGCGCCGTATGACGCACTGAACCTGGGCGACCACGTGGGCGATGTGCCGACCGACGTGCAGGCCAACCGCGCCCGGCTGGCCCAGGCCATCGCCGCCGAGCCGGTGTTCCTGCAGCAGGTGCATGGCCGCGTGGTGGCGCACTTGACCGGGCCGACCGCCGAGACGCTGGTGGCCGATGCCAGCCTCACCACCCAGCCAGGCATCGCCTGCACCGCCATGGTGGCCGATTGCCTGCCGGTGCTGTTCACGGACACCCGGGGCACCGTGGTGGCCGCTGCGCACGCGGGCTGGCGCGGCCTGCTGGGGGTGGACGGCCAGGGCGTGCTGGAAGCCACTTACAAGGAAATAAAGGCGCTTGCGCTTGCTGAATCAGCGCAGGCAGCTACAGAAATAATAGCGTGGCTGGGTCCGTGCATCGGGCCGACGGCCTTCGAGGTGGGACCGGAAGTGCCCGCCGCCTTCATTGCCCGGCAGCCCGAGGCCGCTGCGATGTTTGTGCGCCATGGCCCCGACAAATGGCTGGCCCACCTGCCCGGCCTGGCGCGGCTGCGTTTGCAGGCGCTGGGTGTGCAGGGCATTTACGGCAACGACGGCAGCCTGGACTGGTGCACCGTCAGCCAACCCTCACGCTTCTTCTCGTACCGCCGCAGCGGGGTCTGCGGGCGCATGGCCGCCTGCATCTGGCTGCAAGGCTAG